A window from Argopecten irradians isolate NY chromosome 3, Ai_NY, whole genome shotgun sequence encodes these proteins:
- the LOC138319007 gene encoding uncharacterized protein, with protein MDKYISVFVVFTFCTIIIALISMIAMKQNQGVTDICTMDDHLKIVTSYISHKGVTKLEEEISKRCSDDKPNSEEMMKFRQSLTSIIQTCSNIKSDIKKTIRKPILTLFTSVDPHPKHKEVTIRTLQNWATLIPYLNLVMFTNDSEIAKQCREHGWAVLPVTHVGVDGLPVLKTMFQQVMNNFSTPYYGFANGDILFTDTLLMSLSSSLKHFNHDENVMLTGRRINVPHLSTKEIASYKYMENAARERGKLFVISSEDYFITTKHFAWHTVPNFVIGRPAYDNWIVAHARCNHLKVVDTTNTILAIHQTTDEGNKNGHAHKSANYNDALLISLHAPRDYVKGFIICLEWYSYENLCGDIEITRRETIPPSCAC; from the coding sequence ATGGATAAGTACATATCCGTGTTTGTCGTTTTCACGTTCTGTACAATCATCATAGCTTTAATCAGTATGATTGCTATGAAACAGAACCAAGGCGTTACCGACATCTGTACCATGGACGACCATCTAAAGatagtgacgtcatatatatCCCATAAAGGTGTCACCAAGTTAGAAGAGGAAATTTCAAAAAGGTGTTCAGACGATAAACCTAACTCAGaggaaatgatgaaattccGACAATCTTTAACTAGTATTATTCAGACGTGTAGTAACATCAAAAGTGATATAAAAAAGACGATCCGTAAACCAATACTCACCCTATTTACATCAGTAGATCCTCACCCAAAACACAAGGAAGTGACTATACGTACACTACAAAACTGGGCAACGTTAATACCTTATTTAAACCTTGTTATGTTTACAAATGACAGTGAGATAGCAAAACAGTGCCGTGAGCACGGCTGGGCGGTATTGCCCGTGACACACGTTGGTGTTGACGGACTGCCAGTGTTAAAGACAATGTTCCAACAAGTGATGAACAACTTCAGCACTCCTTACTACGGGTTTGCTAATGGTGATATACTCTTCACGGATACATTACTAATGAGTCTGTCATCTTCTCTGAAGCATTTCAACCATGACGAAAACGTAATGCTGACTGGAAGAAGGATAAACGTTCCTCATCTGAGTACAAAAGAAATTGCATCTTATAAATACATGGAAAATGCTGCCAGAGAAAGGGGTAAACTATTTGTTATTTCATCTGAGGATTATTTCATCACAACTAAACATTTTGCATGGCACACCGTTCCAAATTTCGTTATAGGAAGACCAGCGTACGATAATTGGATTGTTGCACATGCGCGATGTAACCATTTAAAAGTTGTTGATACGACCAACACAATTCTAGCTATTCACCAAACTACTGACGAAGGAAATAAAAATGGGCATGCGCACAAATCGGCAAACTATAATGACGCGTTATTGATAAGTTTGCATGCTCCTCGTGACTACGTGAAGGGTTTTATCATATGTCTAGAATGGTACTCGTATGAAAACCTGTGCGGTGATATAGAAATTACGAGACGAGAAACGATTCCCCCGTCGTGTGCATGTTGA
- the LOC138320084 gene encoding uncharacterized protein: MPTEGLMRKFVVVVSVLGAINLFVFLVSWKGLNKNQHCSFTSFLQMSANFISSNGKRSVAEHLSDSCSRSFLDQEESSINDFRRAIRELIHECNSRKLLLSPHHEISNQPILTLFTSWKDEKHVHEVHKKTLTNWSRFLPTFNLVMFTNDSVVSDQARDYGWKTYPIMHHAAGGAPVLKEMFQTVIANVNSTFYGYANSDILFTDALSDSLYLIAERFKSHTSVFISGIRTNVLNLSLKEAASFPNIAKVATARGKLFEIHSADYFITTKSFPWKDVPPLVIGRRAYDNYIISHARRIKSTVIDATETIPAIHQTTAKGNREGMTRPDVDYNDRYLVKIGINPKYESGFVTCAEWKLYETLCGDIDIVQRKSLPKYCAQ; the protein is encoded by the coding sequence ATGCCTACGGAAGGGTTGATGCGGAAGTTTGTAGTTGTGGTCTCAGTACTCGGAGCTATTAATCTGTTCGTTTTCCTTGTATCATGGAAAGGACTGAACAAAAATCAACATTGCTCCTTTACCAGTTTCCTTCAAATGTCTGCTAATTTCATCTCAAGTAACGGTAAACGTTCTGTGGCTGAACATCTCTCGGATTCCTGTTCTCGTTCTTTTCTCGACCAAGAAGAATCTTCCATTAATGATTTTCGCAGAGCAATCCGAGAGCTAATCCACGAATGTAATTCAAGGAAATTGTTATTATCTCCACATCATGAAATCTCGAACCAACCAATACTCACCTTATTTACGTCATGGAAAGACGAAAAGCATGTTCATGAAGTACATAAAAAGACATTAACAAACTGGAGTAGATTTTTACCAACGTTTAACCTTGTTATGTTTACAAATGATAGTGTTGTTTCTGATCAAGCCAGGGATTATGGGTGGAAAACATATCCCATCATGCATCACGCGGCCGGTGGTGCCCCTGTTTTAAAAGAGATGTTTCAGACAGTCATTGCTAATGTGAATTCAACATTTTACGGTTATGCCAACAGCGACATATTGTTTACAGATGCTTTATCCGATTCCCTGTATTTGATTGCGGAGAGGTTTAAATCTCACACTTCTGTGTTTATATCCGGTATTAGGACAAATGTTCTCAACTTATCCCTTAAAGAAGCGGCTTCGTTCCCGAATATTGCCAAAGTTGCCACTGCGCGAGGGAAACTATTCGAAATCCATTCTGCTGACTACTTTATAACAACGAAATCGTTTCCATGGAAAGATGTACCGCCTCTTGTGATTGGTCGTCGCGCCTATGATAATTACATCATTTCGCACGCACGTCGAATTAAATCTACAGTAATCGATGCGACGGAAACAATTCCAGCGATACACCAGACAACGGCTAAAGGAAATCGTGAAGGGATGACACGGCCAGATGTAGACTACAATGATCGGTAtttagtgaaaattggtatCAATCCAAAGTATGAAAGTGGATTCGTTACATGTGCAGAGTGGAAGCTATACGAAACACTATGTGGTGATATCGATATTGTTCAAAGAAAATCGTTACCAAAATATTGTGCCCAatag